The following coding sequences are from one Capsicum annuum cultivar UCD-10X-F1 chromosome 3, UCD10Xv1.1, whole genome shotgun sequence window:
- the LOC107865641 gene encoding glycine-rich cell wall structural protein isoform X3: MGLKAFMLIVLAIFLAITSEVAARELSQSSTTSPDKGHANEVNDAKFLGIGGPGAEIPGIGGLPIPRIPGIGELPRPGSGGESGGGSGYYNSYTGEGYGEYYPADGYGGGYRRGGWYGRFPRN; encoded by the exons ATGGGATTAAAGGCATTTATGCTTATCGTTTTGGCGATTTTTCTTGCAATAACCTCAGAGGTTGCAGCTAGGGAGTTGTCTCAGAGCTCCACCACTTCTCCGGACAAGG GACATGCAAATGAGGTAAATGATGCCAAATTTCTAGGAATCGGAGGTCCAGGAGCTGAAATTCCGGGAATCGGAGGACTTCCAATTCCAAGAATTCCGGGAATCGGAGAACTTCCAAGACCAGGATCAGGAGGAGAATCTGGTGGTGGAAGTGGTTATTATAACAGCTATACCGGAGAAGGATATGGTGAATATTATCCTGCTGATGGTTACGGTGGAGGATATCGTAGAGGTGGTTGGTATGGAAGATTTCCTCGCAACTAA